From a region of the Procambarus clarkii isolate CNS0578487 chromosome 2, FALCON_Pclarkii_2.0, whole genome shotgun sequence genome:
- the LOC138366796 gene encoding piggyBac transposable element-derived protein 4-like, which yields MVKLRTIIIYFTTKFGTYCVPNKALSLDEGTMSWRGRLSFKVYNPNKPDKYGVKLYMLAEAGTGYIIDFEVYAGVGKTTVETMMALMRPLLHKGYHLYMDKFYNSVHLTELLREHGVYTCGTLRLQRGAPKILQQLAKGKFPVDQTIFRRKDITFIILWKDKRVVSVITNCHNADTQEVQRRKRVRKRDGATSVKIVTVNKPSAICDYNTNMKGVDHFDQMVKYYRFTRKSHKWTKKSHFISFRWLYTMHVLYKMYTTDAKKLTLLHFHEVAIWSLLRWDQNEWPATESPIPHAEDYQDPSDDLATPGPSGVRLPLFPPPPQAQDTSSSDTEPETETPEPEPRPPPAKNPRIVDPEDRLNKKLTHAIVKIAKRKRCRVCIKSGIRRDSMYQCKTCGVAQCVTPCYTKYHRKRVFWVAKK from the coding sequence ATGGTAAAACTGCGCACAATCATTATTTATTTTACCACCAAGTTTGGCACATACTGCGTTCCCAATAAAGCACTCAGTTTGGATGAAGGAACAATGTCGTGGCGTGGTCGTTTATCCTTCAAGGTTTACAATCCAAATAAACCAGATAAGTATGGGGTAAAGTTGTACATGCTTGCTGAGGCAGGGACTGGCTACATTATTGACTTTGAGGTGTATGCCGGAGTTGGTAAGACAACAGTGGAGACAATGATGGCCTTGATGCGGCCATTATTGCACAAGGGTTATCATCTCTATATGGACAAATTCTATAACTCTGTCCATCTCACAGAATTGCTACGGGAACATGGTGTGTACACTTGTGGAACACTCAGATTGCAGCGTGGCGCCCCCAAAATTCTGCAACAACTTGCAAAAGGGAAATTCCCTGTTGATCAAACCATTTTCAGGCGCAAGGACATCACTTTTATTATCctatggaaagacaagagagtggTGTCAGTGATCACAAACTGCCACAATGCTGACACACAAGAAGTACAACGAAGGAAGAGAGTGAGGAAACGTGACGGAGCAACATCAGTAAAGATTGTAACTGTGAACAAACCAAGTGCCATTTGCGACTACAACAccaacatgaaaggtgttgatcacttcgaccaaatggtcaaatattacaGGTTCACCAGGAAATCACATAAGTGGACGAAGAAATCACATTTTATTTCCTTCAGATGGCTCTACACAATGCATGTGTTGTACAAGATGTACACAACTGATGCCAAGAAATTGACCCTACTCCATTTTCACGAGGTAGCAATATGGTCCCTGTTGAGGTGGGACCAGAACGAGTGGCCTGCCACTGAAAGCCCTATCCCACATGCTGAGGATTACCAAGATCCTTCTGATGATTTGGCAACACCTGGCCCATCTGGAGTGAGGCTTCCTTTATTTCCTCCTCCACCCCAAGCAcaagacacatcctcatctgacACAGAACCTGAAACGGAAACGCCTGAACCTGAACCTCGTCCTCCACCAGCGAAAAACCCACGTATTGTTGATCCAGAGGATAGGCTGAACAAGAAGTTGACCCATGCTATAGTGAAAATTGCAAAACGTAAACGGTGTCGTGTTTGCATCAAGTCAGGAATAAGGAGAGACTCTATGTATCAGTGCAAGACATGTGGAGTTGCTCAGTGTGTCACACCATGCTACACAAAATACCACCGCAAGAGGGTATTTTGGGTGGCGAAAAAATAG